Below is a window of Mucilaginibacter sp. PAMC 26640 DNA.
ACATACGCCATTTATTGATAAGGCCCTTATAGGTGCCGAAGAATTAGCGCAAATGAAAAAAGGCGTTAAATTAATCAATATTTCCCGTGGTGGTTTAATAAATGAGGCCGATTTGATAGCTGCTTTAAATAGCGGCCAGGTTTCATATGCCGCGCTGGACGTGTTCGATAATGAGCCAACACCAAGTGCAGATATATTGTCTCACCCAAAAATTTCTTTAACTCCACACATTGGAGCTGCCACTAACGAAGCGCAGGAACGAATTGGTGTGGAACTGGCAAGTTTGATAATACAACATTTCAATAAATAGTTTCATTCAAATATTATAACGCGGCTGCCCTTAAAAAGGGTAGCCGTTATTATTTAGTTTAAAATTAGAATAACTAAAAAACAATCTACTTAACATAATGTTAATTATCGGAATTAACAAATAACCTTATTTTAAATATGCTTTCAGTGTTTAAAGTTGCAATTGAAGTACGCGAAAAGATAAACGTAAGTCATAAACAAAATCTTTAAAGGTTGGCAGCAGACTTTTCCAAAGTTACAACAACTCACTTAAGCACTGAATCGCCTGAAGTTGATATTCCTGTAATAATGCAGGTATTTTTGAACTGAAACAATATAATTCTATTTCTGATAAAGATTAGTTTAAATTTTTTGAAGTAAAATCTGATGAATGGCGTGCAACTATCTTGGGCCTGTTTTGACAAATGACGATCGGCACAAATGTTGCTGTTAGTGCCATTTTACCTCGCCCTACAGCTTCTAAAGGCGTTAGTAAGTTCATAAGATTAGTTGCCGATCAAAAAAGGCCTAGGAGACGTGAAATGGAGAAAGAATTTTTTAGGAATATGCGCGGAACGTCTGGTTGAAACGCTATATCGAAACTAATGAGATAACTGATATGGCAACTTAAATCGCAAGTCAGCTATGATCAGCTACCAATTACGCAACTTTAAGGGTCAGTGGCGGTGTAATTAAAACTGCTTTTTAAATAGAAATATCGTAAAAATAAAACGGCCAGCATTTTTTGCCGGCCGCTTTGATTAAGCTCAAGATCAGATTATTGAGGAACCTTCTTTGAAGTGTCTCTTGTTGTAGTATCTGCCTTGCTGGTGTCTTGCATAGCAGAACTGTCAGGTTTTGCCATCATAGATGATGAATCAGTTGATGTACTGTCTGTACCACTACCTGCTTTTTTTTCGGAACTGCAACCCGCTGCAATCGATCCGATCATTGTCGCGACTAACGCGAAACTTAACATTTGCTTTTTCATAATAGATATAAGTTTGAGTTGATGAACTATTCGTTTCAATTCCTTGTAGAACCCCTAATCAGCAAAGTTGTTTTAATAAAATTTTTTTATCTGATGCAATTCCTAAACGCATTCATAACATTCTTGCGACCGAAAGCCATTATAACCGATAATTTCCTGATATTTATCGGTAATGGTTGTATCAAAAAACATGCTAAAATGGCTGATGCGCTTCTACCCTCCCCTGTTGCTTCAACGTATATGGGTTATTGGTTTTGATGATGGCTTCAATGGAGTGAAAGTAAAGATCAGCAAAAGCTGGCTTAACAGAAATTACAATGGCTCTATTTTCGGAGGTACAATTTTTGCAGCTGCAGATCCGTTTTACCCTATACTTTTTCACCAAATAATTAACAACGATGGCAAACGGAAATTAAAAATCTGGTCAAAATCTTCCAAAATAGACTTTGTAAAGCCAGCGGTCAGTGATCTTTTCTTCGAAATAAAATTAACGGCTGCCGATATTTTAATTGCTCACGAAACGTTAATTGTAACTGGGAAATACCAGGCCATATTTCCGGTTTATATATATAATAAGGCTGGAGAGCTTTGCGCCTCCCTGCTG
It encodes the following:
- a CDS encoding DUF4442 domain-containing protein; its protein translation is MVVSKNMLKWLMRFYPPLLLQRIWVIGFDDGFNGVKVKISKSWLNRNYNGSIFGGTIFAAADPFYPILFHQIINNDGKRKLKIWSKSSKIDFVKPAVSDLFFEIKLTAADILIAHETLIVTGKYQAIFPVYIYNKAGELCASLLNEVYIRDLDISKTLI